A genomic region of Azospirillum sp. TSH58 contains the following coding sequences:
- a CDS encoding ParA family protein yields the protein MGQQEMADWLNGQLSRRYDRNRVSRWENGSERVPQIVAQLISISDKMTAGPKGLPGGTVIGGGTGAPRIATKVSVANQKGGVGKTTTAVNLAFLLAKAGMRVLLIDADAQANATMHLGVDAYALDRDGATLYHVLLKDRPIEKTIVAVCGGLFDLLPSSLTLSQADGEMAGDPNSNLALREKLGDIDSAYDAIVMDCPPNLGQVTINALNCSDYVLVPVQTEPMAALGVPMLIDNTLTKVRRRVNPGVEVLGILPTMYAERHSMDRLTLAQLHDLYGAKTRIFSPVPSSTQYPQGSAAGRPTLEAIPTAPGAQSYQEVADALIALRAKREEAIHGQ from the coding sequence CGACTGGCTGAACGGCCAGCTCAGCCGGCGTTACGACCGGAACCGGGTCAGCCGTTGGGAAAATGGCAGCGAGCGGGTTCCGCAGATCGTCGCCCAGCTGATATCGATCAGCGACAAAATGACCGCCGGACCGAAGGGGCTTCCCGGCGGAACCGTCATCGGCGGCGGCACCGGCGCTCCGCGGATTGCGACGAAGGTGTCCGTCGCCAATCAGAAGGGCGGCGTCGGAAAGACGACGACCGCCGTCAACCTCGCCTTCCTGCTGGCGAAAGCGGGAATGAGAGTTCTGCTGATCGATGCCGACGCGCAGGCGAACGCGACCATGCATCTGGGCGTCGACGCCTACGCGCTCGACCGTGACGGAGCGACGCTCTACCACGTGCTGCTGAAGGATCGTCCGATCGAGAAGACCATCGTCGCGGTCTGCGGCGGACTGTTCGACCTGCTGCCGTCGAGCCTGACCCTGTCCCAGGCCGACGGCGAAATGGCCGGAGACCCCAACAGCAATCTGGCCCTGCGCGAGAAGCTGGGAGACATCGACAGCGCCTATGACGCCATCGTGATGGATTGCCCACCGAACCTGGGGCAGGTCACCATCAACGCGCTGAACTGCTCCGACTATGTGCTCGTGCCCGTCCAGACGGAACCGATGGCCGCGCTCGGCGTGCCGATGCTGATCGACAACACGCTGACCAAGGTGCGCCGCCGGGTGAATCCGGGCGTGGAGGTGCTGGGCATCCTGCCGACCATGTACGCGGAACGCCATTCGATGGACCGGCTGACCCTGGCGCAGCTGCACGATCTGTACGGCGCCAAGACCCGCATCTTCTCCCCGGTTCCCTCGTCCACCCAATACCCGCAAGGATCGGCGGCCGGCCGCCCGACCCTTGAGGCGATCCCGACGGCGCCCGGCGCCCAAAGTTATCAGGAAGTCGCGGACGCGCTCATTGCGCTGCGCGCCAAGCGTGAGGAGGCGATCCATGGCCAATAA
- a CDS encoding ParB/RepB/Spo0J family partition protein produces MANKLLAQATKSKMLTKAVTGASEAVSSDPRFRVSADHPEIVELDLDRIDPNPHQPRRHFDEAALQALAESIHRVGVRQPIGVRKGEGGRYTLVWGERRVRASRLAGKSTIYALLVKDGNGAELALVENLQREDLDAMETASGLAALRQQHGYTHEQLAAASGLGKTEVTRTLGILALPSPILEEYPAHRRGVGKSALFELVDTDDPALQLRMWDMAKGGATVAALRSARKELAVDADIREGEREAAVRLPRASAVSRMEASVRKTAKAIDAVREQGATLGDDQRDVLRDLRDRIDSLLAK; encoded by the coding sequence ATGGCCAATAAGCTTCTTGCCCAGGCGACGAAGTCGAAGATGCTGACCAAGGCGGTGACCGGCGCGTCCGAAGCCGTGTCGAGCGACCCGCGCTTCCGGGTGTCCGCCGACCATCCCGAGATCGTGGAACTGGACCTCGACAGGATCGACCCGAACCCGCACCAGCCGCGCCGGCATTTCGACGAGGCGGCGTTGCAGGCGCTCGCCGAATCCATTCACCGTGTCGGAGTCCGGCAGCCCATCGGCGTCCGCAAGGGCGAGGGCGGGCGTTACACGCTGGTCTGGGGAGAGCGGCGGGTCCGTGCCTCCCGGCTGGCGGGCAAGAGCACGATTTACGCGCTCCTGGTCAAGGACGGAAACGGCGCCGAACTGGCGCTGGTCGAGAACCTGCAACGCGAGGATCTCGATGCCATGGAAACCGCCTCCGGGCTCGCCGCCCTGCGGCAGCAGCATGGTTACACCCACGAGCAGCTCGCGGCCGCCAGCGGCCTTGGCAAAACCGAAGTGACGCGGACTCTGGGCATCCTCGCCCTGCCCTCCCCGATCCTCGAGGAATACCCGGCCCACCGTCGTGGCGTCGGCAAATCCGCGCTGTTCGAGTTGGTCGACACCGACGATCCGGCGCTTCAGCTCCGGATGTGGGACATGGCGAAGGGCGGCGCCACCGTCGCGGCTCTCCGATCCGCAAGGAAAGAGCTTGCGGTGGATGCGGACATCCGGGAGGGAGAGCGTGAAGCCGCCGTCCGGCTCCCCCGCGCCTCCGCCGTGAGCCGCATGGAGGCCAGCGTCCGGAAGACCGCCAAGGCCATCGACGCCGTGCGGGAGCAGGGGGCCACCCTGGGTGACGATCAGCGCGACGTTCTGAGGGACCTGCGCGATCGCATCGACTCCCTTCTGGCGAAGTGA